A stretch of the Geovibrio thiophilus genome encodes the following:
- a CDS encoding DUF4062 domain-containing protein, whose product MKLTKYQVFLSSTYSDLIEEREGIIKAILEMYHIPIGMEMFSAEDEDQWEIIRRTIEVSDYYILVLGLRYGSKTSEGISFTQKEYEYALEKKIPVLAFVMRDTVSLSKDKRDDDLSEINTFRKLVLTNSKMAQHWETKDELIKNVSISLMKQIMQKPGIGWIRGDKAGAEEALSKELTILSKENRKLREKIIDLESKISKKKPVIELEIEPPIVDDNFFSYKKVEMPAILKLSDIKGHLLEYVSEEDIDKYNNSIPNQDELKKFNDESEYFYKIHNYSVPLVIKVANTGSVKANNLYIDIKFPEHFVIYENSDKHNEPKSPIPFNPINRAQAEYNKKITKRELPSHLKTLLGLENQFNKFTSLAAMPELNLPHLSSINQKWWTKLNGNKITVKIDSLLHTREMLFDDEYMIAPLTTGKHTIEIHVICEEYEDIDTKFIEFNI is encoded by the coding sequence TTGAAGTTAACAAAATATCAAGTGTTTTTAAGCTCGACTTACTCTGATTTGATAGAAGAACGAGAAGGCATTATTAAGGCAATTTTAGAGATGTACCATATACCTATTGGTATGGAAATGTTTAGTGCCGAAGACGAAGACCAATGGGAAATTATAAGAAGAACCATCGAAGTCAGCGATTATTATATTTTAGTTTTAGGCTTAAGATATGGATCAAAAACTTCAGAGGGTATAAGCTTTACTCAAAAAGAGTATGAGTATGCTTTAGAGAAAAAGATTCCAGTTCTTGCATTTGTGATGAGAGATACTGTGTCTTTATCAAAAGACAAGAGAGATGATGATCTTTCAGAAATTAATACGTTTCGCAAATTGGTGTTAACAAATTCTAAAATGGCTCAGCATTGGGAGACAAAAGATGAACTTATAAAAAATGTCTCAATTTCATTAATGAAACAAATTATGCAAAAGCCTGGTATTGGATGGATTAGAGGAGATAAAGCTGGTGCAGAGGAAGCTCTTTCAAAGGAATTGACGATACTTAGTAAAGAAAATAGAAAATTAAGAGAAAAAATAATAGATCTTGAATCGAAGATTTCCAAAAAAAAACCAGTCATAGAGTTGGAAATAGAGCCTCCAATTGTTGATGATAATTTTTTTTCTTATAAAAAGGTTGAAATGCCTGCTATATTAAAATTAAGTGATATAAAAGGTCATCTGTTAGAGTATGTTTCTGAGGAAGATATAGATAAATATAATAACTCCATTCCAAATCAAGATGAGCTAAAAAAATTTAATGATGAAAGTGAATATTTTTATAAAATACACAATTATTCTGTTCCTTTGGTTATCAAAGTTGCCAATACGGGTTCTGTTAAGGCAAACAACTTGTACATAGATATAAAATTTCCAGAGCATTTTGTTATTTATGAAAATAGCGATAAACATAATGAACCTAAAAGCCCTATTCCATTTAACCCTATAAATCGTGCTCAAGCTGAATATAATAAAAAAATAACGAAACGTGAATTACCCTCACACTTAAAGACTTTATTAGGACTCGAAAATCAATTTAATAAATTTACGTCATTAGCAGCTATGCCCGAACTGAATTTGCCACACCTTTCCTCAATTAATCAGAAATGGTGGACAAAACTAAATGGAAATAAAATTACAGTTAAAATTGATAGTTTGCTCCATACAAGGGAGATGTTATTTGATGATGAATATATGATTGCCCCTTTAACGACCGGGAAGCATACTATTGAAATTCACGTTATATGTGAAGAATATGAAGATATTGATACCAAATTCATTGAGTTTAATATCTGA
- a CDS encoding DNA-3-methyladenine glycosylase gives MKKLEASFFDRIPCEVARDLLGKVIFRLYEGIWLKAQIIETESYYLHEKGSHASLGYTEKRKALFMPAGTIYMYYARGGDSLNMSCHGEGNAVLIKSGYPHGDDAAMIRMMKKLNPFKSDGRERETEKLCSGQTLLCRSLALKVPQYDAKTFDESFFMADTGYTPAETAQAARLGIPEGRDEHLLYRYIDVKYMNFCTKPLKTP, from the coding sequence ATGAAAAAGCTTGAAGCATCGTTCTTTGACCGCATCCCATGCGAGGTTGCCCGTGATCTTCTGGGCAAGGTGATATTCCGCCTTTATGAAGGGATATGGCTTAAGGCGCAGATAATAGAGACAGAAAGCTACTACCTGCATGAAAAAGGAAGCCACGCCTCCCTCGGCTACACAGAAAAACGCAAGGCGCTGTTTATGCCCGCCGGAACAATCTATATGTATTACGCCCGCGGCGGGGACTCGCTGAACATGAGCTGTCACGGGGAAGGAAACGCAGTGCTGATAAAATCCGGCTATCCACACGGGGATGATGCGGCGATGATACGCATGATGAAAAAGCTCAACCCCTTCAAAAGCGACGGGCGGGAGCGGGAAACGGAGAAGCTGTGCAGCGGACAGACTCTTTTATGCCGTTCCCTCGCCTTGAAGGTTCCGCAGTATGACGCAAAAACATTTGATGAAAGCTTCTTCATGGCGGACACAGGCTACACTCCCGCCGAAACAGCCCAAGCCGCACGTCTTGGTATCCCCGAAGGACGTGATGAACACCTTCTTTACAGATATATTGATGTAAAATATATGAATTTCTGCACAAAACCGCTAAAAACTCCTTAA
- a CDS encoding DsrE family protein, with protein MKKILAVIILSLLLTAAAGAEESHFDSISGLSTVKAVIDLNQGKANLLDLRLVSIKKTIEHLKSAGVKPVFIVVVRGDASAFMAESDKYISTMDSGLKKIMHRRISELKDMGIRFQQCGLSLSLMKIEPSEIMDGVEIVKNGYISLAGYQNKGYALLPMD; from the coding sequence ATGAAAAAAATTCTGGCTGTAATCATCCTGTCGCTGCTTCTCACGGCAGCCGCCGGAGCGGAAGAAAGCCATTTCGATTCTATTTCAGGACTAAGCACGGTTAAAGCGGTAATAGATCTCAATCAGGGCAAGGCAAACCTGCTTGATCTCAGGCTGGTATCCATAAAAAAAACCATTGAACATCTTAAAAGCGCAGGGGTTAAGCCTGTGTTTATTGTAGTGGTACGGGGTGACGCCTCGGCGTTCATGGCAGAATCAGACAAATACATCAGTACCATGGATTCGGGGCTGAAAAAAATAATGCACAGACGGATAAGCGAACTGAAAGACATGGGCATCCGCTTTCAGCAGTGCGGACTCTCGCTGTCACTCATGAAGATTGAACCATCGGAAATAATGGACGGGGTGGAGATAGTCAAAAACGGATATATCAGCCTCGCGGGGTATCAGAATAAGGGCTATGCTCTGCTGCCTATGGACTAA
- a CDS encoding ferritin yields the protein MISKKMEKALNDQLNFEMYSAYVYLAMSAHCESKGLKGFANWFNVQYQEEMMHAMKFYNFILDQSAEVELETVKKPKKDYDTLLSIFEETLLHEREVTKRIYKLVDLALDERDHGTNAFLQWFVTEQVEEESSVNQIIDKLRLVQGNGNGIFLLDAELATRVFTPPANTAA from the coding sequence ATGATTTCCAAGAAAATGGAAAAAGCGCTTAACGACCAGCTTAATTTTGAAATGTATTCCGCTTATGTTTATCTTGCCATGAGCGCACACTGTGAAAGCAAAGGGCTCAAGGGATTCGCCAATTGGTTTAATGTGCAGTATCAGGAAGAGATGATGCACGCCATGAAGTTCTACAACTTCATCCTTGACCAGAGCGCCGAAGTTGAGCTTGAGACTGTCAAAAAACCTAAAAAGGATTACGATACCCTTCTCTCTATCTTTGAAGAGACTCTTCTGCACGAAAGAGAAGTTACGAAAAGAATATATAAGCTTGTCGACCTTGCCCTTGACGAAAGGGACCACGGAACAAACGCATTTCTTCAGTGGTTCGTTACAGAGCAGGTTGAGGAGGAGTCATCCGTTAACCAGATTATAGATAAGCTGAGACTTGTTCAGGGGAACGGCAACGGCATATTCCTTCTGGATGCTGAGCTTGCCACAAGGGTCTTTACTCCTCCGGCAAATACAGCGGCTTAG
- a CDS encoding glycoside hydrolase family 57 protein, translating into MSGCWMLVLHSHLPFVKHPEFDYFLEEHWLYEAISETYLPLLMNMKKLEEEGVPFRVTVSVTPPLADMLSDNMLMQRFEKYLDRLIELANKEKDRTAHDRAQNRVAWMYLERFERLREFYHGFLGRSVLNGYKYFMNKGSLEIITCGFTHGFLPLMNGDSAVRAQIELAVKSHEKKFGTPPKGIWLPECAYYAGLEKILADYGIRYFFVDTHGILYSKPRPRYGVYAPVYTSNGVAAFGRDYYSSKQVWSSKEGYPGDTCYRDFYRDIGYDLDTEYIAPYISPDGTRVFTGMKYHKITGNSDHKDIYDPEAAKAKTAEHAAHFVAEREKQIKELNEVMDRKPLVVSPYDAELFGHWWFEGPDFLANVFREIDKNPEITAVTPMEYLAEFPTNQMVEVNPSSWGDKGYYDVWLNSGNEWIYRHLHFMADAMVSLSRKYSGTKEDFLIRTLNQMARELFLAQSSDWAFLMTTETATEYSVRRTKEHIHNFLRLRELVDNRDFDYDFLMKLETKNSIFPEIDFRVYA; encoded by the coding sequence TATGAGGCGATAAGCGAAACTTATCTGCCTCTTCTGATGAACATGAAGAAGCTTGAGGAGGAAGGGGTTCCGTTCCGTGTTACCGTGTCCGTGACTCCTCCCCTTGCCGATATGCTTTCGGACAATATGCTTATGCAGAGGTTCGAGAAATATCTGGACAGGCTGATTGAGCTGGCAAATAAAGAGAAGGATAGAACCGCCCATGACCGCGCGCAGAACCGTGTGGCGTGGATGTACCTTGAGCGCTTCGAGCGGCTGCGGGAGTTTTATCACGGCTTTCTCGGAAGAAGCGTGCTGAACGGCTATAAATATTTCATGAATAAGGGCAGCCTTGAGATAATCACCTGCGGATTTACCCACGGCTTTCTGCCCCTGATGAACGGCGACAGCGCAGTGCGGGCTCAGATTGAGCTTGCGGTGAAAAGCCACGAGAAGAAGTTCGGCACACCGCCGAAGGGCATCTGGCTGCCGGAATGCGCCTATTACGCAGGGCTTGAGAAAATACTCGCCGATTACGGCATAAGATATTTCTTCGTGGATACCCACGGTATTCTCTACTCCAAACCCAGACCCCGTTACGGCGTGTACGCTCCGGTGTACACATCAAACGGGGTTGCCGCCTTCGGACGTGATTACTACTCCTCAAAGCAGGTCTGGAGCAGCAAGGAAGGCTACCCGGGCGACACATGCTACAGGGATTTCTACCGTGACATAGGCTACGACCTTGACACGGAATATATCGCTCCATACATAAGCCCCGACGGAACAAGGGTTTTTACGGGCATGAAGTATCATAAAATTACCGGAAACAGTGATCATAAAGATATTTATGATCCCGAAGCGGCAAAAGCAAAAACAGCCGAACACGCAGCCCATTTCGTTGCCGAGAGGGAAAAGCAGATAAAAGAACTTAATGAGGTTATGGACAGGAAGCCTCTTGTGGTTTCCCCTTATGACGCAGAGCTTTTCGGTCACTGGTGGTTTGAAGGACCTGACTTTCTCGCCAATGTTTTCCGTGAGATAGACAAAAACCCCGAGATAACAGCGGTGACCCCCATGGAGTATCTCGCTGAGTTCCCCACCAACCAGATGGTTGAGGTGAATCCTTCCTCATGGGGCGATAAGGGTTATTATGACGTGTGGCTTAACAGCGGCAACGAGTGGATCTACCGCCACCTGCATTTCATGGCGGACGCGATGGTGAGCCTCTCCAGAAAATACAGCGGCACAAAGGAGGATTTCCTCATACGCACGCTGAATCAGATGGCGCGTGAGCTCTTCCTCGCCCAAAGCAGCGACTGGGCTTTTCTCATGACCACTGAAACAGCCACGGAGTATTCTGTAAGAAGAACAAAGGAACATATACATAATTTTCTCAGGCTCAGAGAGCTTGTGGACAACAGGGATTTCGACTATGATTTCCTGATGAAGCTTGAAACAAAAAACAGTATATTTCCCGAAATAGATTTCAGGGTATATGCCTGA